In Oryzias melastigma strain HK-1 linkage group LG10, ASM292280v2, whole genome shotgun sequence, a single window of DNA contains:
- the si:ch211-107m4.1 gene encoding heterogeneous nuclear ribonucleoprotein U-like protein 2, whose protein sequence is MKLADIKKLKVTELRSRLVELGLDSKGLKAELVDRLWAAGGSGQDGDSAEAGKELDWTVASTPLEVQEKSSSQPAETGVTAPCEVDRGRRFTDCATQTEPDSNPQSVLPVCGSEGKPTRQAEGPHAEDPGEHEDLGRGRAFYEFKEEIRYKRAKSPQAAQEKEVAEQHNKDTLRFDPYDCHLHFEVGPDGCSGQPRFWDRFPLLWSGCRFTHGVQQGMVGFEVRVERMVLTSQAGDGEVRDPFGLRVGWSVADSSLLLGENELSFAYDGRGKKVLGGKEETFGEPLTDGDIIGCYASFSADHMELSFHKNGRLMGVAFSLSVSRLRGRALFPHVLCRSCSVRLFSDPAAPEWHPGPPGFTSLTALPSRQRACSSPAPSSKAQCEVVMMVGLPGSGKSFWAQAHMKEHPNKHYKLLGAQELLSCMISGGQEDNRLQQACQCLTELIKIAAQTPGNYILDQCNILFSALHYKLQLFAGFRRRVVVVFPPEDEWKRRLLEQQTNDKDHIPKIALLKLQASCSLPEPQADLQEELQYVELPQEQAQTLLKKYKDEARRLLPPNPKRPKKRPRLNKKRPHPYGPPPSHMIQWPRLPGWNNPLFHTQTWSQLQPRCWNTPYQDQSFYFNKGSTCS, encoded by the exons ATGAAGCTGGCAGAtattaaaaagctaaaagtgACCGAGCTGCGGTCCAGACTTGTAGAACTCGGCTTGGACAGCAAAGGTCTGAAGGCAGAGCTCGTGGACAGACTGTGGGCTGCAGGCGGATCAGGTCAGGATGGAGACTCTGCAGAAGCGGGGAAGGAGCTGGACTGGACGGTAGCATCGACGCCGCTAGAAGTCCAGGAGAAGTCCTCCTCACAGCCAGCGGAAACTGGTGTCACTGCGCCGTGTGAAGTAGACCGTGGTAGGAGGTTCACAGACTGCGCCACACAGACGGAACCTGACTCAAATCCACAATCGGTGCTGCCCGTCTGTGGTTCTGAGGGGAAGCCCACCCGGCAGGCTGAGGGTCCACATGCAGAGGATCCAGGAGAGCACGAAGATCTGGGCAGGGGAAGAGCTTTCTATGAGTTTAAAGAGGAGATTCGATACAAAAG AGCCAAATCGCCACAGGCTGCACAAGAGAAAGAGGTTGCTGAGCAACACAACAAAGATACTCTCAGGTTTGATCCAT ATGACTGTCACCTCCATTTTGAAGTGGGTCCTGATGGGTGCAGTGGGCAGCCGCGCTTCTGGGATCGTTTTCCTTTGCTGTGGTCAGGCTGCAGGTTCACCCACGGGGTGCAGCAGGGCATGGTGGGGTTTGAGGTCAGAGTGGAAAGGATGGTACTGACTTCACAAGCAGGAGATGGAGAGGTCAGGGATCCTTTTGGTTTGAGAGTTGGCTGGTCGGTGGCTGACAGCTCTCTGCTGCTGG GTGAAAATGAGCTCTCTTTTGCTTATGATGGACgaggaaaaaaagttctggGTGGAAAAGAAGAGACGTTTGGAGAGCCTCTCACCGATGGCGACATCATAGGCTGTTATGCT TCTTTCTCTGCAGACCACATGGAGCTCTCTTTTCATAAGAACGGCCGTTTGATGGGCGTGGCCTTTTCCTTAAGCGTCTCCAGGCTGCGTGGTCGCGCTCTGTTTCCTCACGTTCTGTGTAGGAGCTGCTCTGTCCGATTGTTTTCCGATCCCGCCGCTCCTGAATGGCATCCTGGGCCTCCTGGCTTTACATCGCTGACAGCTCTTCCTTCCAGGCAGAGGGCGTGCTCCTCACCAGCTCCTTCTTCCAAAGCCCAGTGTgag GTGGTGATGATGGTGGGCCTTCCTGGTTCAGGAAAGAGCTTCTGGGCCCAAGCCCACATGAAGGAGCACCCAAACAAACACTACAAACTGCTGGGAGCACAGGAGCTGCTCTCATGTATGATT AGCGGCGGTCAGGAGGACAACAGGCTGCAACAGGCTTGTCAGTGTTTGACCGAGTTGATCAAGATCGCTGCTCAAACTCCAGGAAACTACATCCTTGACCAG TGCAACATCCTCTTCTCTGCACTACATTACAAGCTGCAGCTGTTTGCAGGCTTCAGGCGCCGCGTGGTGGTCGTCTTCCCTCCAGAAGATGAGTGGAAAAGACGACTTTTGGAACAACAGACGAATGACAAAGATCACATCCCTAAGATCGCTCTTCTGAAACTACAAG CGAGCTGCAGTCTTCCAGAGCCTCAGGCTgacctgcaggaggagctgcagtATGTCGAGCTGCCGCAGGAACAAGCACAAACCCTCCTCAAGAAGTACAAAGATGAAGCTCGGAGGCTGCTGCCCCCTAACCCCAAACGACCAAAGAAAAGGCCCCGACTGAACAAGAAGAGACCCCACCCTTACGGCCCTCCACCATCACATATGATTCAGTGGCCCAGGCTTCCTG ggtGGAATAATCCGTTGTTCCACACTCAAACATGGAGTCAGCTGCAGCCAAGATGT TGGAACACGCCTTACCAAGACCAGAGCTTCTACTTCAACAAAGGCTCGACTTGCAGCTGA
- the mbnl3 gene encoding muscleblind-like protein 3 isoform X4 has protein sequence MAVSMTMGRDTKWLTLEVCREFQRGTCTRSDADCKFAHPSRSCHVDNGRVIACFDSLKGRCTRENCKYLHPPPHLKTQLEINGRNNLIQQKAAAAMLAQQVPFFLAGAQLPPITQFSGTPSLAANPTMPFNPYQAMGLVPELPPLLVPGSPTGLPAIGNVAYAQKRADKLEVCREFQRGNCTRGDCRFAHPLEAGMVDGRENCVIVCMDYIKGRCGRDKCKYFHPPAHLQARIKALQHQISQNSASAPVADFSKITSVNLKDYSALLWLTQNSHTE, from the exons ATGGCTGTCAGCATGACCATGGGACGAGACACCAAATGGCTGACCTTGGAAGTGTGTCGAGAGTTTCAGAGAGGCACCTGCACTCGCTCTGATGCCGACTGCAAGTTCGCACATCCCTCTCGGAGCTGCCACGTGGACAACGGCCGAGTCATCGCCTGCTTTGATTCTCTCAAG GGGCGTTGCACACGGGAAAACTGTAAATACCTGCACCCTCCTCCTCACCTGAAAACCCAGCTGGAGATTAACGGGAGAAACAACCTGATCCAGCAGAAGGCCGCTGCAGCCATGTTAGCTCAACAGGTGCCATTCTTTCTGGCTGGAGCACAACTGCCTCCCATT acacaattttcgGGGACACCCTCCCTGGCAGCAAACCCCACCATGCCATTCAATCCATATCAAGCCATGGGCTTGGTGCCTGAGCTGCCGCCTCTGCTTGTCCCTGGGAGTCCCACTGGTCTGCCAGCCATAGGCAATGTCGCCTACGCACAAAAGCGCGCAGACAAGCTGGAG GTTTGTCGAGAATTTCAGCGCGGGAACTGCACAAGGGGGGACTGCCGCTTCGCTCACCCCCTAGAGGCCGGCATGGTGGACGGCAGGGAGAACTGTGTCATTGTTTGCATGGACTACATTAAAGGCCGCTGCGGCCGAGACAAGTGCAAATATTTCCACCCCCCTGCTCACCTGCAAGCTAGGATCAAGGCTTTACAACACCAAATAAGTCAAAACAGCGCGTCTGCACCCGTG GCTGACTTTTCTAAAATCACTTCAGTTAACCTCAAAGACTACAGCGCCCTCCTGTGGTTGACACAAAACTCACATACTGAATAG
- the mbnl3 gene encoding muscleblind-like protein 3 isoform X2, which yields MAVSMTMGRDTKWLTLEVCREFQRGTCTRSDADCKFAHPSRSCHVDNGRVIACFDSLKGRCTRENCKYLHPPPHLKTQLEINGRNNLIQQKAAAAMLAQQVPFFLAGAQLPPITQFSGTPSLAANPTMPFNPYQAMGLVPELPPLLVPGSPTGLPAIGNVAYAQKRADKLEVCREFQRGNCTRGDCRFAHPLEAGMVDGRENCVIVCMDYIKGRCGRDKCKYFHPPAHLQARIKALQHQISQNSASAPVAVPPVGVQPLPKRSVLEKSNGAGATVVNSSMLYYQQALANIHQQQPAFYHTFPMMHGATTSSVSSASTPVTNVPFAESAASNQTPQSFWPLIQ from the exons ATGGCTGTCAGCATGACCATGGGACGAGACACCAAATGGCTGACCTTGGAAGTGTGTCGAGAGTTTCAGAGAGGCACCTGCACTCGCTCTGATGCCGACTGCAAGTTCGCACATCCCTCTCGGAGCTGCCACGTGGACAACGGCCGAGTCATCGCCTGCTTTGATTCTCTCAAG GGGCGTTGCACACGGGAAAACTGTAAATACCTGCACCCTCCTCCTCACCTGAAAACCCAGCTGGAGATTAACGGGAGAAACAACCTGATCCAGCAGAAGGCCGCTGCAGCCATGTTAGCTCAACAGGTGCCATTCTTTCTGGCTGGAGCACAACTGCCTCCCATT acacaattttcgGGGACACCCTCCCTGGCAGCAAACCCCACCATGCCATTCAATCCATATCAAGCCATGGGCTTGGTGCCTGAGCTGCCGCCTCTGCTTGTCCCTGGGAGTCCCACTGGTCTGCCAGCCATAGGCAATGTCGCCTACGCACAAAAGCGCGCAGACAAGCTGGAG GTTTGTCGAGAATTTCAGCGCGGGAACTGCACAAGGGGGGACTGCCGCTTCGCTCACCCCCTAGAGGCCGGCATGGTGGACGGCAGGGAGAACTGTGTCATTGTTTGCATGGACTACATTAAAGGCCGCTGCGGCCGAGACAAGTGCAAATATTTCCACCCCCCTGCTCACCTGCAAGCTAGGATCAAGGCTTTACAACACCAAATAAGTCAAAACAGCGCGTCTGCACCCGTG GCTGTGCCTCCAGTGGGCGTGCAGCCACTACCAAAGAGGTCAGTTCTTGAGAAAAGCAATGGAGCTGGTGCCACAGTTGTCAATTCCAGCATGTTATACTACCAGCAAGCCCTGGCTAACATACATCAACAGCAACCAGCCTTTTACCACACAT TTCCCATGATGCACGGTGCCACCACCTCCTCTGTTTCGTCGGCCTCGACCCCAGTCACCAATGTTCCTTTTGCTGAATCTGCCGCCTCGAATCAG ACCCCCCAGAGCTTCTGGCCTCTGATCCAGTAG
- the nudt22 gene encoding uridine diphosphate glucose pyrophosphatase NUDT22 — MDPEVSVLFHCAPWRGLRDSQVGVEVSERYNRKSDSALERHISEVWTERLSKEPWLFNGAKFRLHSFILVSPNHQPSTYSSHAPPEHSLEGVGDGDALLDHSDQRNRLPKTENNDVKQHSTGLISIVSPTNEDRKSKGGAAEHGSEPILVLRLGLTSYKEYLGTNWSCDAAELRQRGQAEFKDPLALLAQPLGVGAILCTSDDQVVFIRRSQKVAEAGGLLDIPGGHPEPKAVCESLGETVSEEQITMVMMQRRPAAVVSELFFSVSAEIRDEVNVALRFLGAPVLLGVALNHTSAGRPSAEFFVSCSLTSKEIQELYWKGGAEANESTDVVFLSRAEVLQLNSSSPLWSELCPSAKGAVLLYQTVKPGRADDTTQQAHT; from the exons ATGGACCCTGAGGTGTCAGTGCTGTTCCACTGTGCACCCTGGAGAGGCCTGCGGGACTCTCAAGTGGGAGTGGAGGTCTCTGAAAG ATACAACAGGAAGTCAGACTCGGCTCTTGAACGTCACATAAGTGAAGTTTGGACTGAGCGGCTGTCCAAAGAGCCTTGGCTTTTCAACGGGGCAAAATTCAGATTACATTCTTTTATCTTGGTCTCTCCAAATCACCAACCTTCCACCTATTCCTCCCATGCCCCCCCAGAACACTCTCTGGAGGGTGTAGGTGACGGGGATGCACTTTTGGACCATTCAGACCAAAGAAACAGGCTTCCAAAGACGGAAAATAACGATGTCAAACAGCATAGCACTGGTTTAATATCGATAGTTTCACCCACTAATGAAGACAGAAAATCCAAAGGCGGTGCAGCAGAACATGGCAGCGAGCCGATCCTCGTCCTGAGACTGGGTCTCACATCTTACAAGGAATACTTGGGAACAAACTGGTCGTGTGATGCAGCAGAGCTTCGTCAGCGTGGACAGGCAGAGTTCAAAGACCCTCTGGCGTTGTTGGCTCAGCCCTTGGGCGTGGGGGCCATCCTGTGCACGAGTGACGATCAGGTGGTGTTCATCAGGAGGAGTCAGAAGGTGGCAGAGGCGGGCGGGCTGCTGGACATTCCTGGAGGCCACCCAGAGCCCAAG GCAGTTTGTGAAAGTCTGGGTGAGACTGTGAGCGAGGAGCAGATCACCATGGTGATGATGCAGCGACGGCCGGCTGCTGTTGTCTCAGAGCTATTTTTCTCAGTGTCTGCTGAGATCAGAGACGAG GTGAATGTTGCACTAAGGTTCCTTGGAGCGCCCGTCCTGTTAGGTGTTGCCCTGAATCACACCAGCGCCGGACGGCCGAGTGCGGAGTTCTTTGTGAG TTGCTCACTAACATCTAAAGAAATCCAAGAGTTGTACTGGAAAGGAGGAGCTGAGGCCAACGAGTCCACAGATGTAGTCTTCCTCAGCAGAGCG GAGGTGTTGCAGCTGAATAGCAGCAGCCCTCTGTGGTCGGAGCTGTGCCCGTCGGCAAAAGGAGCTGTGCTGCTTTACCAGACGGTGAAACCCGGGAGAGCAGACGACACGACACAACAAGCACACACATGA
- the mbnl3 gene encoding muscleblind-like protein 3 isoform X1 encodes MAVSMTMGRDTKWLTLEVCREFQRGTCTRSDADCKFAHPSRSCHVDNGRVIACFDSLKGRCTRENCKYLHPPPHLKTQLEINGRNNLIQQKAAAAMLAQQVPFFLAGAQLPPITQFSGTPSLAANPTMPFNPYQAMGLVPELPPLLVPGSPTGLPAIGNVAYAQKRADKLEVCREFQRGNCTRGDCRFAHPLEAGMVDGRENCVIVCMDYIKGRCGRDKCKYFHPPAHLQARIKALQHQISQNSASAPVAVPPVGVQPLPKRSVLEKSNGAGATVVNSSMLYYQQALANIHQQQPAFYHTLDPPELLASDPVELQYVPMETHFCPVPKLLVAAPVGLNSVSISRNPS; translated from the exons ATGGCTGTCAGCATGACCATGGGACGAGACACCAAATGGCTGACCTTGGAAGTGTGTCGAGAGTTTCAGAGAGGCACCTGCACTCGCTCTGATGCCGACTGCAAGTTCGCACATCCCTCTCGGAGCTGCCACGTGGACAACGGCCGAGTCATCGCCTGCTTTGATTCTCTCAAG GGGCGTTGCACACGGGAAAACTGTAAATACCTGCACCCTCCTCCTCACCTGAAAACCCAGCTGGAGATTAACGGGAGAAACAACCTGATCCAGCAGAAGGCCGCTGCAGCCATGTTAGCTCAACAGGTGCCATTCTTTCTGGCTGGAGCACAACTGCCTCCCATT acacaattttcgGGGACACCCTCCCTGGCAGCAAACCCCACCATGCCATTCAATCCATATCAAGCCATGGGCTTGGTGCCTGAGCTGCCGCCTCTGCTTGTCCCTGGGAGTCCCACTGGTCTGCCAGCCATAGGCAATGTCGCCTACGCACAAAAGCGCGCAGACAAGCTGGAG GTTTGTCGAGAATTTCAGCGCGGGAACTGCACAAGGGGGGACTGCCGCTTCGCTCACCCCCTAGAGGCCGGCATGGTGGACGGCAGGGAGAACTGTGTCATTGTTTGCATGGACTACATTAAAGGCCGCTGCGGCCGAGACAAGTGCAAATATTTCCACCCCCCTGCTCACCTGCAAGCTAGGATCAAGGCTTTACAACACCAAATAAGTCAAAACAGCGCGTCTGCACCCGTG GCTGTGCCTCCAGTGGGCGTGCAGCCACTACCAAAGAGGTCAGTTCTTGAGAAAAGCAATGGAGCTGGTGCCACAGTTGTCAATTCCAGCATGTTATACTACCAGCAAGCCCTGGCTAACATACATCAACAGCAACCAGCCTTTTACCACACAT taGACCCCCCAGAGCTTCTGGCCTCTGATCCAGTAGAGCTCCAGTACGTTCCCATGGAAACCCATTTTTGTCCTGTCCCCAAACTGCTTGTGGCGGCTCCAGTGGGACTAAACTCAGTAAGCATTTCCCGAAACCCCAGCTAG
- the zgc:153018 gene encoding transmembrane protein 179 has translation MELDRRLLLSHCAVHFLSFAAGLLVVVPMALNGSALKGRCALFSTGYWRTEDQPELTEEPREFSHLVVQQWGPLAACQFVTFVGIFTVLYGAAQGWRCLFYLHGGHDDTLFSSFLTVLLSVCVLFLSGGASVILFLGFSTWCDTVTDSHRRPYSCAESQSVPLYLDVNTSSFYTEFSLAQVSLWCVTALWLAQSILAFLRLYHSHRRHLSGPWLHRDKEMLLGHSLTDSTSPLPSLPSSTPTLYV, from the exons ATGGAGTTGGACCGGCGGCTGCTGCTGTCCCACTGTGCGGTTCACTTCCTCTCGTTCGCGGCGGGACTGCTCGTGGTCGTCCCCATGGCTCTGAACGGCTCCGCTCTGAAAGGCCGCTGCGCCCTCTTCTCCACCGGCTACTGGAGGACCGAAGACCAGCCCGAGCTGACGGAGGAGCCCCGAGAGTTCAGCCACCTGGTGGTGCAGCAGTGGGGGCCGCTCGCCGCGTGCCAGTTCGTCACGTTCGTGGGCATTTTCACGGTGCTGTACGGGGCCGCGCAGGGGTGGAGATGCCTCTTCTATCTGCACGGGGGGCACGACGA CACCCTGTTTTCCTCCTTCCTCACCGTCCtcctgagtgtgtgtgtgctcttCCTCTCTGGAGGGGCCAGTGTCATCCTATTTCTGGGGTTCAGCACCTGGTGTGACACGGTCACTGACTCCCACAGACGACCATACAG TTGTGCGGAGTCTCAGTCTGTGCCGCTGTACCTGGACGTGAACACGTCATCGTTCTACACAGAGTTCAGTTTGGCTCAG GTGTCTCTATGGTGTGTGACAGCTCTATGGCTGGCTCAGTCCATCCTGGCCTTCCTGCGACTCTACCACTCTCACAGGCGGCACCTGAGCGGTCCATGGCTGCACAGAGACAAGGAAATGCTGCTGGGACACAGTCTGACTGACAGCACCTCCCCTTTGCCATCCCTTCCTTCATCCACACCCACTTTATATGTGTGA
- the mbnl3 gene encoding muscleblind-like protein 3 isoform X3, whose amino-acid sequence MAVSMTMGRDTKWLTLEVCREFQRGTCTRSDADCKFAHPSRSCHVDNGRVIACFDSLKGRCTRENCKYLHPPPHLKTQLEINGRNNLIQQKAAAAMLAQQVPFFLAGAQLPPITQFSGTPSLAANPTMPFNPYQAMGLVPELPPLLVPGSPTGLPAIGNVAYAQKRADKLEVCREFQRGNCTRGDCRFAHPLEAGMVDGRENCVIVCMDYIKGRCGRDKCKYFHPPAHLQARIKALQHQISQNSASAPVAVPPVGVQPLPKRSVLEKSNGAGATVVNSSMLYYQQALANIHQQQPAFYHTFPMMHGATTSSVSSASTPVTNVPFAESAASNQ is encoded by the exons ATGGCTGTCAGCATGACCATGGGACGAGACACCAAATGGCTGACCTTGGAAGTGTGTCGAGAGTTTCAGAGAGGCACCTGCACTCGCTCTGATGCCGACTGCAAGTTCGCACATCCCTCTCGGAGCTGCCACGTGGACAACGGCCGAGTCATCGCCTGCTTTGATTCTCTCAAG GGGCGTTGCACACGGGAAAACTGTAAATACCTGCACCCTCCTCCTCACCTGAAAACCCAGCTGGAGATTAACGGGAGAAACAACCTGATCCAGCAGAAGGCCGCTGCAGCCATGTTAGCTCAACAGGTGCCATTCTTTCTGGCTGGAGCACAACTGCCTCCCATT acacaattttcgGGGACACCCTCCCTGGCAGCAAACCCCACCATGCCATTCAATCCATATCAAGCCATGGGCTTGGTGCCTGAGCTGCCGCCTCTGCTTGTCCCTGGGAGTCCCACTGGTCTGCCAGCCATAGGCAATGTCGCCTACGCACAAAAGCGCGCAGACAAGCTGGAG GTTTGTCGAGAATTTCAGCGCGGGAACTGCACAAGGGGGGACTGCCGCTTCGCTCACCCCCTAGAGGCCGGCATGGTGGACGGCAGGGAGAACTGTGTCATTGTTTGCATGGACTACATTAAAGGCCGCTGCGGCCGAGACAAGTGCAAATATTTCCACCCCCCTGCTCACCTGCAAGCTAGGATCAAGGCTTTACAACACCAAATAAGTCAAAACAGCGCGTCTGCACCCGTG GCTGTGCCTCCAGTGGGCGTGCAGCCACTACCAAAGAGGTCAGTTCTTGAGAAAAGCAATGGAGCTGGTGCCACAGTTGTCAATTCCAGCATGTTATACTACCAGCAAGCCCTGGCTAACATACATCAACAGCAACCAGCCTTTTACCACACAT TTCCCATGATGCACGGTGCCACCACCTCCTCTGTTTCGTCGGCCTCGACCCCAGTCACCAATGTTCCTTTTGCTGAATCTGCCGCCTCGAATCAG taG
- the hs6st2 gene encoding heparan-sulfate 6-O-sulfotransferase 2, whose protein sequence is MDVKSSGSNNQQRLLVIMLMVLLFGVIMIQYVCPGRSECRVLHQLGSWFTIGAATGSRTSGNELQDGLQKDPYIAEDRALARFVPRFNFTKDDLNRGVDFNIKGDDVIVFLHIQKTGGTTFGRHLVRNIKLERPCECHAGQKKCTCLRPGKMETWLFSRFSTGWSCGLHADWTELTSCVPSRMDSKEVPKNSPRRNYYYITILRDPVSRYLSEWRHVQRGATWKASLHVCDGRSPTLSELPSCYSGDDWSGCSLQEFMDCPYNLANNRQTRMLADLSLVGCYNVSTMTEEERWAVLLESAKCNLRGMAFFGLTEYQRKTQYLFERTFNLEFIAPFTQLNGTRASTVDVPPETQQRILELNRWDVKLYEYARDLFLQRFQVTRQQERRQARERRQQERRRVRGRYPSKQGLPQKTTETPHTVVIEEQQREKAAGNDIDSKGLLPDWWDLDDNSTDEDYTDNVEQW, encoded by the exons ATGGATGTAAAATCCAGCGGCAGCAACAACCAACAACGACTGCTGGTCATTATGTTGATGGTGTTGCTCTTCGGCGTCATCATGATCCAGTACGTGTGCCCCGGCAGGTCGGAATGCCGCGTGCTACACCAGCTTGGATCCTGGTTTACCATCGGCGCTGCAACTGGTTCTCGAACCAGTGGCAATGAATTGCAAGACGGGCTCCAGAAAGATCCGTACATCGCAGAAGACAGAGCTTTAGCCCGGTTTGTCCCTCGCTTCAACTTCACCAAAGACGATCTTAACCGCGGCGTAGATTTCAACATAAAGGGGGATGATGTCATCGTTTTCCTGCACATTCAAAAGACTGGGGGCACGACATTTGGTCGACACTTGGTACGGAACATTAAATTAGAAAGGCCCTGCGAGTGTCACGCGGGTCAGAAGAAATGTACTTGTTTGAGGCCAGGTAAGATGGAAACCTGGCTGTTTTCTCGGTTCTCCACGGGCTGGAGCTGTGGTCTTCATGCAGACTGGACTGAGCTGACCAGCTGTGTCCCTTCAAGAATGGACTCCAAAGAAGTTCCCAAGAACTCCCCCAG aagaAACTATTACTATATAACAATTTTAAGAGATCCAGTGTCGCGGTACCTGAGTGAGTGGCGTCATGTGCAGCGCGGTGCTACATGGAAGGCCTCCTTACATGTTTGTGATGGACGCTCACCAACGCTGTCAGAGCTGCCAAGCTGCTATTCAGGGGACGACTGGTCAGGCTGCTCCCTGCAGGAGTTCATGGACTGCCCCTACAACCTGGCTAACAACCGACAAACTCGCATGCTGGCTGACCTCAGTCTGGTGGGCTGCTACAATGTCTCTACTATGACTGAGGAAGAACGCTGGGCAGTGCTTCTGGAGAGTGCCAAATGCAATCTACGGGGCATGGCCTTCTTTGGCCTGACCGAGTACCAGCGTAAGACCCAATACCTCTTCGAACGAACTTTTAACCTGGAGTTTATTGCACCTTTCACACAGCTGAACGGTACCCGTGCATCCACCGTTGACGTACCACCTGAGACACAGCAGAGAATCCTTGAACTGAACAGATGGGATGTGAAATTGTACGAGTATGCGCGTGACCTTTTCCTACAGCGCTTTCAGGTAACAAGGCAGCAGGAGCGGAGACAGGCCAGGGAGAGGCGTCAACAGGAGAGGAGACGGGTTCGGGGAAGGTACCCCTCAAAGCAGGGGTTACCTCAGAAGACCACAGAAACGCCTCACACGGTTGTAATCGAGGAGCAGCAGAGGGAGAAAGCTGCTGGGAATGACATCGATTCTAAAGGGCTGCTCCCAGACTGGTGGGATCTGGATGATAATAGCACTGACGAGGATTACACCGACAATGTAGAACAGTGGTAG